From Fervidobacterium sp., the proteins below share one genomic window:
- the alaS gene encoding alanine--tRNA ligase: protein MKFMTSEEIREAYLSFFETKGHKRLPSASLIPDDPQLMFTVAGMVPFKPIFWGKVEPVYTRVTTCQKCVRTNDIENVGRTPRHHTFFEMLGNFSFGDYFKKEAIQWAWEFVTEVLQMPEEKLWVSVYENDDEAYEIWKNIGVPERKIVRMGKEDNFWGPAGPTGPCGPCSEIFYDTGIQVPVPEGQDPTPANTDGRYIEIWNLVFTEFYQDEEGKLHPLPKKNIDTGAGLERISAMMQGVYWNFDTDLFKPIIQRIESVLNVSYKSDQTKDISIRVIADHVRAVTFMIADGVLPSNEGRGYVLRRILRRALRHGVLLGAREPFLYKIVDSVVNKMKTIYPEIAEKQGFAENVIKSEEFKFINNLSKGLEIVQKIVQSAGKISAEDAFKLYDTYGFPIDILKDIAKENSYELDEEGFYKHLESQRERSRKAQGEIEFAQKTGYENLDVEVIFVGYESLETDATILKIRSSNSFVDSVEGSNLEVELVLDTTPFYAEKGGQVADTGIIYAENAQFNVEYVYSPVEGIIVHKGRLTGKLLVGQKVHAKVDENKRKSTMRNHTATHLLHAALRRVLGSHVRQAGSLVEPTRLRFDFTHYKALTKEEIDSIENIVNEVILKAIPTETEIKSYDEAVKEGAIALFEEKYGDFVRVVKVSDFSEELCGGTHVKNTGEIGLFKIVSETAVSAGVRRIEALTGTNALVYLRENEEIIELLKEELESSKSELLLKVKKLKEEKKNLEKELAEVKRKLINPEQIASLSKTYDKVRYVSAVFEKLEPDILKELTDDVSERVKGIVLLISKMDDKIILTVKVPKELSVDYHAGNIAKVVSKVLGGGGGGSTTFAQAGGRYFDKLEEALTVFEKMIRKEV, encoded by the coding sequence ATGAAATTTATGACAAGTGAAGAGATCAGGGAAGCTTATCTTAGCTTCTTCGAAACAAAAGGACACAAAAGACTACCAAGCGCGTCTCTTATCCCTGACGATCCTCAACTGATGTTCACGGTCGCGGGAATGGTACCTTTCAAACCAATATTCTGGGGTAAAGTAGAGCCAGTGTACACAAGGGTTACAACATGTCAAAAATGCGTGAGAACAAATGATATAGAAAATGTTGGAAGAACACCCAGACATCACACTTTCTTTGAAATGCTTGGAAATTTTTCATTTGGTGATTATTTCAAAAAAGAAGCTATACAATGGGCTTGGGAATTTGTAACAGAAGTATTGCAAATGCCGGAAGAAAAACTTTGGGTTTCTGTTTACGAAAACGATGATGAAGCCTACGAAATCTGGAAAAACATCGGTGTTCCTGAAAGAAAGATCGTACGTATGGGAAAAGAAGATAATTTCTGGGGTCCAGCAGGTCCAACTGGTCCTTGTGGTCCTTGCTCAGAGATATTTTACGACACAGGAATTCAAGTACCTGTACCAGAAGGACAAGATCCTACACCAGCTAATACAGATGGTAGGTACATCGAAATTTGGAATCTTGTTTTCACAGAATTTTACCAAGACGAAGAGGGAAAACTCCATCCACTCCCCAAAAAGAACATAGATACCGGTGCTGGTCTTGAGAGAATATCTGCCATGATGCAGGGAGTCTACTGGAATTTTGATACAGATCTTTTTAAACCTATTATCCAAAGAATCGAAAGTGTGCTGAATGTATCATACAAATCAGATCAAACAAAAGATATCTCGATAAGAGTTATAGCAGACCATGTAAGAGCGGTAACATTTATGATAGCAGATGGTGTTTTACCCTCAAATGAAGGTAGAGGATACGTACTTAGAAGAATTTTAAGAAGAGCATTAAGACATGGAGTGTTACTTGGTGCGAGAGAACCATTTTTGTATAAAATCGTTGATAGTGTCGTAAATAAAATGAAGACAATCTATCCTGAAATCGCTGAAAAGCAAGGTTTTGCGGAAAATGTAATAAAAAGCGAGGAATTTAAATTTATAAACAACCTCTCAAAAGGTTTAGAGATAGTTCAAAAAATTGTACAAAGTGCAGGTAAAATTTCTGCTGAAGATGCATTTAAACTCTACGACACATATGGATTTCCAATTGATATTCTAAAAGATATAGCAAAAGAAAATAGCTATGAACTCGACGAAGAGGGATTTTACAAACATCTTGAATCTCAACGTGAAAGATCAAGAAAAGCTCAAGGTGAGATCGAATTTGCACAAAAGACTGGATATGAAAATCTTGACGTTGAAGTGATTTTCGTTGGTTACGAATCGCTTGAAACAGATGCGACAATTCTTAAGATACGTTCAAGTAACAGTTTTGTTGACAGTGTAGAAGGGAGTAACTTAGAAGTGGAGCTGGTACTTGATACAACTCCATTCTATGCAGAGAAAGGTGGTCAGGTTGCCGACACTGGTATTATATACGCAGAAAACGCGCAATTTAACGTCGAATACGTTTATTCACCTGTTGAAGGCATAATTGTCCACAAAGGAAGGCTCACCGGAAAATTGTTAGTTGGTCAAAAAGTACATGCCAAAGTTGATGAAAACAAGCGGAAATCGACTATGAGGAACCATACTGCAACACACCTTTTACATGCAGCCTTAAGAAGAGTGCTTGGTTCACACGTCAGGCAAGCGGGTTCTTTGGTTGAACCAACAAGATTAAGGTTTGATTTTACTCACTACAAGGCACTAACGAAAGAAGAAATAGATAGTATTGAAAATATAGTTAACGAAGTTATATTAAAAGCCATACCAACTGAGACGGAAATTAAAAGTTATGATGAAGCAGTTAAAGAAGGTGCAATTGCACTTTTTGAAGAAAAATATGGTGATTTCGTTCGCGTTGTAAAGGTTTCTGATTTCAGTGAAGAACTCTGTGGAGGAACACATGTCAAAAATACAGGAGAAATAGGCTTATTTAAAATAGTTTCCGAGACTGCAGTAAGTGCGGGTGTGAGAAGAATAGAAGCCCTAACAGGAACGAATGCTTTGGTTTATTTAAGAGAAAACGAGGAGATTATCGAATTACTAAAAGAAGAACTTGAATCTTCAAAATCAGAACTCTTACTGAAAGTAAAAAAATTGAAAGAAGAAAAGAAAAACTTAGAGAAAGAACTAGCCGAAGTTAAAAGAAAACTAATAAATCCGGAACAAATTGCAAGTTTATCTAAAACCTATGATAAAGTTCGTTACGTCTCGGCCGTCTTTGAAAAACTTGAACCAGATATTCTAAAAGAACTTACAGATGATGTTTCAGAAAGAGTTAAAGGAATCGTATTACTTATTTCAAAAATGGATGATAAAATTATCTTGACCGTCAAGGTCCCAAAAGAACTTTCAGTTGATTACCATGCTGGCAACATAGCTAAGGTTGTTTCGAAAGTACTCGGTGGTGGTGGTGGCGGGAGCACAACGTTTGCGCAGGCCGGAGGTAGGTACTTTGATAAGTTGGAAGAAGCTTTGACAGTTTTTGAAAAAATGATTAGAAAGGAAGTGTAG
- a CDS encoding rod shape-determining protein — translation MFGRSDLGIDLGTANTLVYVRGKGIVLNEPSVISINTETNEIIKVGVEAKKMIGKTPSFIQAIRPLKDGVIADYDVALAMLTYFIGKAQEKFSLFRPRVVIGVPYGVTEVESRALLTAGKEAGAKKVFLIEEPMATAIGAGLPVEEPQGSMVIDIGGGTTEAAVISLGSIVTANSSRIAGDEFDEAIIQYVREIYRVTIGVRTAERVKIEIGNVYPLKEFDELQTEVVGIELSSGLPKKLILTGGEIREAIKSTAMQIVETAKATLEKTPPELVADITEKGIVVAGGGSLLRGICELLEKETGIKVTRADDPMSCVAKGAGMVLDKMDILARLKSVE, via the coding sequence ATGTTTGGTAGGTCTGATCTCGGAATAGACTTAGGTACTGCCAATACATTAGTTTACGTAAGAGGAAAAGGGATAGTTTTGAATGAACCATCGGTAATCTCTATAAACACCGAAACAAATGAGATAATCAAAGTAGGTGTAGAAGCAAAAAAAATGATAGGTAAAACACCTTCTTTCATACAAGCCATACGACCTTTGAAAGATGGTGTTATCGCTGACTATGATGTTGCACTCGCTATGCTTACATACTTTATTGGCAAAGCACAGGAGAAATTTTCCTTATTCAGACCAAGAGTAGTAATAGGCGTTCCTTATGGAGTTACCGAAGTTGAAAGTAGAGCTTTACTCACAGCTGGTAAAGAAGCAGGTGCAAAAAAGGTTTTTCTTATAGAAGAACCGATGGCAACTGCAATCGGAGCCGGATTACCCGTTGAGGAACCGCAAGGAAGTATGGTAATTGATATAGGTGGTGGAACAACTGAAGCAGCTGTGATTTCGCTCGGTTCAATCGTAACAGCAAATTCTTCACGTATTGCAGGTGACGAATTTGATGAAGCCATAATCCAATATGTAAGGGAAATCTACAGAGTAACAATAGGTGTTCGAACAGCTGAGCGCGTAAAGATAGAAATTGGAAACGTTTATCCATTGAAAGAATTTGACGAACTTCAAACTGAAGTGGTTGGTATAGAACTTTCAAGTGGATTACCAAAGAAATTGATACTTACTGGTGGAGAAATAAGAGAAGCCATAAAATCAACAGCAATGCAAATAGTTGAAACAGCAAAAGCAACACTTGAAAAAACTCCTCCTGAGCTTGTTGCCGATATAACGGAAAAAGGGATAGTAGTTGCCGGTGGAGGCTCCTTACTCAGAGGCATATGTGAATTACTTGAAAAGGAAACAGGTATAAAGGTTACCAGGGCTGATGATCCAATGAGTTGTGTTGCTAAAGGTGCCGGAATGGTTCTTGACAAAATGGACATACTTGCGAGGCTGAAGAGTGTAGAATGA
- a CDS encoding diguanylate cyclase: MEYERLSHEELLQKVRELEDEIFRLRMRESELEMLLNEYSSIMKKQFEVFDDFIKDVGTRRMIDPLTRVYSKEHMMKLLSYYHQKAFEENFGYALITVTIDGFEKMEQIEKEQALLSTGKLLKELVRVPLDSVGRTSENQFMILLTEVNKENSQKVKERIENALALHNIPASVKISNYPDDSTNIEELVKKVE; this comes from the coding sequence ATGGAGTATGAAAGACTTTCTCACGAAGAATTATTACAAAAAGTTAGAGAACTCGAAGATGAAATTTTCAGATTAAGAATGAGAGAATCAGAACTTGAGATGTTACTTAACGAATATTCTTCTATAATGAAAAAGCAGTTTGAAGTTTTTGATGACTTCATAAAAGATGTTGGAACAAGAAGAATGATAGATCCTCTTACCAGGGTGTACTCGAAAGAACATATGATGAAATTACTATCTTACTACCATCAAAAGGCGTTCGAAGAAAATTTTGGATATGCATTAATTACGGTTACAATTGATGGTTTTGAGAAGATGGAACAAATCGAAAAAGAACAAGCACTTTTAAGCACAGGTAAGCTCTTAAAAGAACTCGTCAGAGTTCCTCTTGATAGTGTTGGAAGAACTTCAGAAAATCAATTCATGATACTTCTCACAGAGGTGAATAAAGAGAATAGCCAAAAGGTTAAAGAAAGAATAGAAAATGCATTAGCACTTCACAATATTCCAGCATCAGTAAAAATTTCCAATTATCCTGATGACTCAACAAACATAGAAGAACTTGTAAAGAAAGTAGAGTAA
- the murA gene encoding UDP-N-acetylglucosamine 1-carboxyvinyltransferase, protein MGSIIVERSVLDGEVEISGAKNSALPLLAATLLTDEEVVLHKVPVLSDVETMIDILRTAGKNVFFNKESGTVKISGKILSTHVPYDLVRKMRASFNVLGPIAALMGESSTPLPGGCAIGVRPVDFHLEGLKRLGFEITYDHGEILAKRGKKDEETSVYLPFPSVGATEHIMSTAAILPGITIIENAAMEPEIVDLQNLLNKMGAKISGAGTSKIIVEGVRQLHGCEHTIIPDRIEAGTYAIGILSTGGNGLIKNIVPEHLDALWFTLERTGAIVKKGKNEVELKTWHRWKGCDINVLPYPGFPTDLQPQIIVYLSLAQGTSTVTENVFKTRFAHVGELVRMGADMKIIENTVFINGVEKLQGTTVMGTDLRATAALVIAGLSAEGKTEVTHVEHIFRGYENVVEKFRKLGAKVDYIPGGAPEI, encoded by the coding sequence ATGGGATCAATAATTGTCGAAAGAAGTGTTTTGGATGGTGAGGTTGAAATCTCGGGAGCGAAGAATTCAGCTTTACCTCTTCTTGCTGCTACGTTGCTAACCGATGAAGAAGTGGTACTACATAAGGTTCCTGTTTTATCTGATGTAGAAACAATGATAGACATATTAAGAACAGCTGGCAAGAATGTCTTTTTTAACAAAGAAAGTGGTACAGTAAAAATTTCAGGTAAGATTCTTTCAACGCATGTACCGTATGATCTTGTTAGAAAGATGAGAGCCTCTTTTAACGTTCTCGGACCGATAGCTGCATTGATGGGCGAATCAAGCACACCGTTACCAGGAGGTTGTGCTATAGGGGTTAGACCCGTTGATTTCCACCTTGAAGGTCTGAAAAGATTAGGTTTTGAGATCACTTACGATCATGGCGAAATTCTTGCAAAACGTGGAAAAAAGGACGAAGAAACATCTGTATATCTACCATTTCCCAGCGTTGGTGCCACAGAACACATAATGAGTACAGCAGCTATACTTCCTGGTATAACAATTATAGAAAATGCTGCAATGGAACCAGAAATAGTTGACTTACAAAACCTACTCAACAAAATGGGAGCAAAAATTTCGGGCGCTGGTACAAGTAAAATAATTGTTGAAGGTGTAAGGCAATTACACGGTTGTGAGCATACAATAATACCTGACAGAATAGAAGCAGGAACGTATGCTATTGGTATACTTTCAACAGGAGGAAATGGATTGATAAAAAATATCGTTCCAGAGCATCTTGATGCGCTTTGGTTTACCCTAGAAAGAACGGGCGCAATTGTGAAAAAAGGAAAAAATGAAGTAGAGTTGAAGACTTGGCATAGATGGAAAGGTTGTGATATAAACGTATTACCTTATCCAGGTTTTCCGACAGATTTGCAACCACAGATAATAGTTTACCTATCCTTAGCGCAAGGAACAAGTACAGTAACGGAAAATGTATTCAAAACCAGATTCGCACACGTTGGTGAGCTTGTCAGAATGGGGGCAGATATGAAAATAATTGAAAATACAGTTTTCATAAACGGTGTCGAAAAATTGCAAGGCACAACAGTTATGGGAACAGATTTGAGAGCAACAGCAGCGCTGGTTATCGCTGGGCTATCAGCTGAGGGTAAGACAGAAGTAACACATGTGGAGCATATCTTTAGAGGTTACGAAAATGTTGTTGAGAAATTCAGAAAACTTGGAGCTAAGGTAGATTACATACCCGGAGGTGCACCAGAAATTTGA
- a CDS encoding polysaccharide biosynthesis protein: MKENTKFPIVLNKRNFWLFLIDNLLLILAGLNALFVRFGFDFKEMSKFSKGVYILIAVTIMSNILNGTYKIIWRYATPKEFIVLLRGLFFGYAFTLMIIYFSHVASLPRSVGMLTFLGSYFLLVSARLFYQFFINWRRKSGKRIGIIGAGDVGVLLLNEIKRTNYGYVVAFFDDDPTKIGRYIAGVKIFGSIDSINTYLPTLEIEELIVAIPSASKELMNKIVSNVDTSRISIKTFHSISQLLNKEPTISDLREISIQDIIGREPVDVDISSISQYISGKTVLITGAGGSIGSEIARQVSKFSPKKLIILGRGENSIYEIFNELKSDYSQLDIQPVVADVSDEKHIEKIFEQLKPEIVFHAAAHKHVFFMQSNLYEALRVNVLGTINLAKISCKHQVERFVFISTDKAVNPSSYMGMSKRIAEIYLLSIPDSCQTYFSIVRFGNVIGSRGSVLWKFKKQIEQGMPVTITDPRMKRYWMSISEAVSLVIQAGAFSKGKELFVLDMGEQIPVEQVAKSLAKIMGKQNIEIKYTGALPGEKLEEELFYSFEKPEKTSHPKISRISYNITKLSIEEIEDYVKKIMETYLLGNEKQASELIKKLIHIYH; encoded by the coding sequence TTGAAAGAAAACACCAAATTTCCTATAGTACTAAATAAAAGAAACTTTTGGCTTTTCTTAATCGATAATTTACTACTTATCCTTGCCGGTTTAAATGCACTGTTTGTGAGATTTGGTTTTGACTTCAAAGAAATGTCGAAATTTTCAAAAGGAGTTTACATACTCATCGCAGTTACAATAATGTCAAATATACTGAATGGTACTTACAAAATAATATGGCGTTATGCTACCCCCAAGGAGTTTATCGTACTTCTGAGGGGGCTATTTTTTGGTTACGCTTTTACTTTGATGATAATTTATTTTTCGCACGTTGCTTCTTTACCACGTTCAGTTGGAATGCTTACTTTTCTTGGAAGTTACTTCCTACTTGTAAGTGCAAGGTTATTTTACCAATTTTTTATAAACTGGAGAAGAAAAAGCGGAAAACGTATAGGGATTATAGGAGCAGGTGATGTTGGTGTATTATTACTCAACGAAATAAAGCGCACAAATTATGGTTATGTGGTTGCATTCTTTGATGACGATCCGACAAAAATAGGTAGATATATAGCCGGAGTAAAGATTTTTGGTTCGATTGATAGTATAAATACCTACCTACCAACACTTGAAATAGAAGAATTGATTGTTGCAATTCCATCTGCTTCAAAAGAGCTTATGAACAAAATAGTGTCAAATGTAGACACAAGTAGGATAAGTATTAAAACATTTCACTCCATATCGCAGCTTTTAAACAAAGAACCAACGATCAGTGATTTGAGAGAAATATCCATCCAGGATATAATAGGTCGAGAGCCTGTTGACGTGGATATCTCATCTATCAGTCAGTACATATCAGGGAAAACTGTACTTATCACTGGCGCTGGTGGAAGCATAGGTTCTGAAATAGCAAGGCAAGTTTCAAAATTTTCACCAAAAAAACTTATAATTCTTGGAAGAGGAGAAAACAGCATTTACGAAATATTTAACGAGTTAAAATCAGACTATTCTCAGCTTGACATCCAGCCAGTGGTTGCCGATGTATCCGATGAAAAACATATTGAAAAAATTTTTGAACAGCTGAAACCAGAAATTGTGTTTCATGCAGCAGCTCATAAGCACGTATTTTTTATGCAATCAAATCTTTACGAGGCACTAAGAGTTAATGTACTTGGAACGATAAACCTTGCGAAGATATCGTGCAAACACCAAGTTGAGAGATTCGTTTTTATTTCCACTGATAAGGCAGTTAACCCCTCTTCTTACATGGGCATGAGTAAGCGCATAGCAGAGATCTACCTACTCTCGATTCCCGATAGTTGTCAAACGTACTTTTCCATTGTGAGGTTTGGAAACGTTATAGGTAGTAGAGGCAGTGTGCTATGGAAATTCAAAAAACAAATAGAACAAGGGATGCCTGTTACTATCACAGACCCGAGGATGAAAAGGTATTGGATGAGTATATCTGAAGCTGTTTCGCTCGTTATACAAGCCGGTGCATTTTCAAAAGGTAAAGAATTATTTGTACTTGATATGGGTGAACAGATTCCTGTTGAACAAGTAGCAAAATCACTTGCAAAAATTATGGGAAAACAGAATATAGAAATTAAATATACCGGTGCATTGCCTGGTGAAAAACTTGAAGAAGAACTATTTTACAGCTTTGAAAAACCAGAGAAAACATCACATCCAAAGATAAGTCGAATAAGTTACAACATTACGAAATTATCCATAGAGGAAATAGAAGATTACGTAAAAAAAATAATGGAAACGTATCTTCTGGGAAACGAAAAGCAAGCAAGCGAATTAATAAAAAAACTAATTCATATCTATCATTGA
- a CDS encoding Hsp33 family molecular chaperone HslO: MGRLIFGTAYEGMLRLSAIDSRDIVDDLRNRHKLGYLPTVVLGRLVTASSLVIPWLSEREVITFLISSTGPAGNVASQANAKGTVRGYISNTNFELEPNSLGKFDVKNAIGKGELTVVRDIGLKYPYVSKVPIISGEIAEDIAYYYTKSEQLPSAFALGVLMDGNGVVSAGGIAVQILDKNLSYSIVEKIEERLKDFSVSSMMKNNSLEDIVRFVLNTDAILFEEMNVVFGCNCSRQKAFESLKVLDISDIYELIAEAKAEITCKWCGNQYVFEKDELQKILEDKRKNQ, from the coding sequence GTGGGAAGGCTAATTTTTGGTACAGCTTACGAGGGTATGTTAAGATTATCGGCAATTGATTCAAGAGATATTGTTGATGATTTAAGAAACAGGCATAAACTGGGATACCTTCCAACGGTTGTACTTGGTAGGCTTGTTACAGCCAGTAGTTTAGTTATACCTTGGCTTTCTGAGAGAGAGGTGATAACTTTCCTTATCTCCTCAACAGGTCCAGCTGGTAATGTTGCTAGTCAGGCGAATGCCAAAGGTACAGTTAGAGGTTATATAAGTAATACCAATTTCGAGCTTGAACCAAACTCGCTTGGTAAATTCGATGTAAAGAATGCAATAGGTAAAGGTGAGCTGACGGTTGTAAGAGATATTGGATTAAAATATCCTTATGTTTCAAAAGTGCCAATTATTTCCGGGGAAATTGCCGAGGATATAGCATATTATTATACTAAATCAGAACAATTACCATCCGCCTTTGCATTAGGTGTTTTGATGGATGGGAATGGAGTGGTGAGTGCTGGTGGTATAGCTGTACAAATTCTTGATAAAAACCTTTCATATAGTATTGTTGAAAAAATTGAGGAAAGACTGAAAGATTTCTCAGTAAGCTCAATGATGAAAAATAATTCGTTAGAAGATATTGTAAGGTTTGTTCTAAATACTGATGCTATACTATTTGAAGAAATGAATGTAGTTTTTGGGTGTAACTGTAGCAGGCAAAAAGCGTTTGAATCGTTGAAAGTTCTTGATATAAGTGATATTTACGAACTAATTGCAGAAGCTAAAGCGGAAATAACTTGCAAATGGTGTGGTAATCAATATGTTTTTGAAAAAGACGAACTTCAAAAAATTCTTGAAGACAAAAGAAAAAATCAATGA
- a CDS encoding response regulator transcription factor, with protein MAKKTIMIIDDQPEILELVSFTLQKEGYDIVPVEDAEKALQELKEKDIDMFIVDIMLPNMDGFEFVRTIRATDKHKLTPVIFLSAKGEEFDKVLGLELGADDYIVKPFSVRELLARIRAVFRRMQLGTVVKEEKPKKIVAKDLEIDIDKYEVRVKGRKVSLTPLEFDLLRFLAENEGKVFSRDVLLDRLWGYDYFGDTRTVDVHIRRLRTKIEEDPSNPRYVVTVRGKGYKFRDPGKEE; from the coding sequence ATGGCTAAAAAGACGATTATGATCATCGACGATCAACCTGAGATTTTGGAATTGGTTAGTTTTACATTACAAAAAGAAGGTTACGATATTGTACCTGTTGAAGATGCAGAAAAAGCACTTCAGGAGCTTAAAGAAAAAGATATCGACATGTTTATAGTTGACATTATGCTTCCGAATATGGATGGGTTTGAATTTGTAAGAACGATAAGAGCTACCGATAAACACAAACTCACACCTGTTATCTTTTTAAGTGCTAAGGGAGAAGAATTTGATAAAGTCTTGGGGCTCGAACTTGGAGCGGATGATTACATAGTCAAGCCATTTAGCGTTAGAGAATTGCTTGCGAGAATAAGGGCAGTTTTCAGAAGGATGCAACTTGGAACGGTTGTAAAAGAAGAAAAACCAAAGAAAATAGTTGCAAAAGACCTTGAAATCGATATAGATAAGTACGAAGTGAGGGTGAAAGGTAGGAAAGTAAGTCTAACACCCCTTGAATTTGATCTTTTAAGATTTTTAGCAGAGAACGAAGGCAAGGTTTTTTCAAGGGATGTATTACTTGATAGACTCTGGGGTTATGATTACTTTGGTGACACACGCACTGTGGATGTTCATATAAGAAGGCTGAGAACAAAAATCGAGGAAGATCCTTCCAACCCAAGATACGTGGTAACAGTCAGAGGTAAAGGATACAAGTTCAGAGACCCAGGAAAGGAAGAATAA
- a CDS encoding ATP-binding protein codes for MIIFSILSSIAAIIFFILFVIYKRSVNIFSKYLNKIAITIGEEIGSPPLYIYEKIRKRLQELEDRISESERERKNIFTILNNITDPIIIVRGDGVVTFANIAGRDVTRPGVEGRKVYDVVENYHLLEMFEKALESGEIQSGDVTISTGGETRYYDAKIVPIKFDQESERYIIVLHDTTKEKQLDRLRREFISNVSHELRTPLTSIHGYAEALLDDDLSNKELVRRFLGIIESESARMTRLINDLLDLEKLESGDAKFNFTEVDLCNVIQRVMTILEPLAGDYGVELNTECGCQLVVYGDFDRLVQLSLNLVDNAVKYTSIKDSGEKKVFVKCYEKEDKVVLEVRDTGPGIPEDAQRRLFERFYRVDKARSRKVGGTGLGLSIVKMIAEKHKAIINFESKVGEGTIFRVYFDKYPIEKAITQRSKGEMK; via the coding sequence ATGATAATATTTTCAATTCTATCTTCTATAGCCGCAATTATATTTTTCATATTGTTTGTAATATACAAAAGGTCAGTTAACATCTTTAGCAAATATCTTAATAAAATAGCTATAACAATAGGGGAGGAGATAGGTTCGCCTCCCTTATATATCTATGAGAAAATAAGAAAAAGATTACAAGAACTCGAAGACAGAATTTCTGAAAGTGAAAGAGAAAGAAAAAACATATTTACAATCCTAAATAACATTACCGACCCGATTATCATCGTCAGGGGAGATGGTGTCGTTACCTTTGCAAACATAGCAGGCAGGGATGTAACAAGACCAGGCGTAGAAGGTAGGAAGGTTTATGATGTGGTTGAGAACTATCATTTACTTGAAATGTTTGAGAAAGCACTTGAAAGTGGAGAAATTCAAAGTGGTGATGTAACTATATCTACCGGTGGAGAAACAAGATATTACGATGCAAAGATAGTACCTATAAAATTTGATCAGGAAAGTGAAAGATATATTATCGTTTTGCACGATACGACAAAAGAGAAACAACTTGACAGGTTGAGAAGAGAATTTATATCAAATGTCTCCCACGAGTTGAGAACACCACTTACGTCTATACATGGATATGCTGAAGCCCTTTTAGATGATGATCTATCAAACAAGGAACTTGTCAGAAGATTTCTCGGCATAATCGAGAGTGAATCAGCGCGAATGACAAGATTGATAAACGACCTACTTGATTTAGAAAAACTAGAATCCGGAGATGCAAAGTTTAACTTTACAGAGGTTGATTTGTGTAACGTTATACAAAGAGTTATGACCATCCTTGAGCCATTAGCTGGAGATTACGGAGTAGAGCTGAACACAGAATGTGGATGCCAATTAGTTGTTTACGGTGATTTTGACAGATTAGTGCAATTATCCCTTAACTTAGTTGACAACGCTGTTAAATATACATCGATTAAAGATTCTGGTGAGAAGAAAGTATTCGTGAAATGCTACGAAAAAGAGGATAAGGTTGTACTTGAAGTACGTGACACCGGTCCTGGCATCCCAGAAGATGCACAACGAAGACTTTTTGAAAGATTTTACAGAGTAGACAAAGCAAGAAGTAGAAAAGTTGGTGGTACGGGTCTTGGACTCTCAATAGTGAAAATGATCGCAGAAAAACACAAAGCAATTATAAATTTTGAAAGTAAAGTAGGTGAAGGAACGATATTTAGGGTTTATTTTGACAAGTATCCCATCGAAAAAGCTATTACTCAACGCTCTAAGGGGGAAATGAAATGA